From Camelina sativa cultivar DH55 chromosome 5, Cs, whole genome shotgun sequence:
attttatatcactgtatacaatacaattatttttagtaactaaatttgaagattttgttaagatttcaaattatgattctactatcatctttattttattttatttacaaattgtttaatactttcatataatacttataattaataaaatgcatatttttttgcatatgttgtgatttgaattttttaaaacgaagatatattactcaatgtatgaaaatgtgtgttttaatttccacattagcaggttggtaaaactaaatttatatagatgataaattaataatttttatttactcacaattataatattgaaattactattttatatttcacaaaatatgatgcaaatacaataaataaaaaatataaaactgtaataatacgtcaaaaataaaatactataatattctaaaataattagtattcaaatagactaatagatttatataaaaattaaaaataaatattatctcaaacaaaaaaaataaaacaataatttttattattatattataaacttttttttaaatgttgacccgtgctttaagcacgggatatatcctagttttttaattttaggaatGCTAATGTATGCTATATTTATAAGATTGATGtgtaaaaaacatttaaaacataaagaaaacaaaaaattatgagaAACTTGTGTATGACGCCGTAAAACTAAAACTAGGGTTGCAAAACGTTACTCAGGTTGAAGATGAATGtaaatttacaattttgcctttcattaaattttttccATGTACGTGTTTACAGTTTACGGTGTACGTAATATCGATTATGtgtatatgtatgtgtatgtgtatgtctATTGGTGTACATACTATTTACAGAGTTTGTACATTAGAAACCTATGTTGatttgactaaaaaaatttgattatcaAACTATGTACATTAGAATTATTATACGtacacaatcaacaaacatGAATAACCTAACCTTGATCAATATACATACATGTTATTAAAGATTTAAACGTATGATAAGAATTTTCAAAAAGTGTTTAGGATATACCACATAGGAACAACAGTCTTGACTTCGTAAAAGGAGGTAACTTTTTCCATGCATCATCCCCTCTAACATTTTTTACTGCCACTTCTTTAGCTTTTCAAGCAGTAAAATACGATATGCGAACATTCATGTCATTTTAGATAAGATGGGAAACCTTAATAGCTTTAGGaggtactatttttttttttttttgctaaagcAGTAAATATCATATTAGATGAAAGTGATTCGGTTTTTACAAAATTGTGACCGAGCTATTTGGTTCCttggcaaaaaaagaaaaaacaaggaaacaaaaagaatacaCCCACAGATTATAATCGAATAAACAGAACCTTTTACATAATCCAAAGGGACATGAGGGTTCTGAATTTTTTGCTCTGCTTTCTGGCAGTGATAGAGTTGATAATCTCTCGTTCAATCTGCTTGAAGACTTCTTGCGAGGGAATCACCTGAGAGTTGTGAAGCATGTTGTTCCTCTGTTTCCAGATCGCGTAGACAGTAGCCTGTCCCACTAGTTTCCTCAGAACTGATGGTGAGGTTGTAATTGTGGTCGACATCCAATGGATAAGGTCATTCCAGGACTGAAACAGGCGAGGGAGAAGCTTGAGCCTCAGAAACACCTTGTCCCATATAGCACGACTAAAAGGAAAAGATAAGAAGAGGTGGTAACGGGTTTCAACCTCTCTGGAGCATAGGACACAAAGAGGAGAAACCTGCATTCCCCATGAAACTAACCTTGACCTTGTTGGTAGCCTATCGAGATGGGAAACCCACATACAAAAAGCATATTTCGGAGTAGAACCCTTAAACCAGATCGAATTTGCCCAAGATTTGGGGTCTTCTCTTTGTCTGATCGAATGCCAAGTGACCGATGAGGAGAAACCATTACAAGGCACATTATCTACAACCCAATCGTAAGAATCTTCAGCTTCTGCATTTAGAGGTAGTGACACTGTAGTAAGGTGCATTTGGAGTTGTAGAGCTTCATCTGATCTTGGTGAGGGAAGCTTCCAAGCTGATCCAAGCGTGGCATTAGCCACCGAGGCTGAGATTGGGATTCTTAGAGACCTTGGGCCATCACATCCCAGAAACTTGATGAGTGGTCCAAACGGGGTCCAGGGGTCCCCCCAGAAACTTGCACCTGAACCGTTTCCCACATTGCACCGAAGGAACCTCTCTGCTAGTGGCGTCAACCTTAACAAACTCCTCCAATTCCAAGAATCATTAACACTTTCCTGAATGAGCCAAAAACTTGAGCGTTGAAGGTGGTGATGTTTATGCCAAGCCACCCACAATGAGCCACTATTAGAGAATAACAACCATATGAATTTGAGGCTGAGAGTGGTGTTCCACTCTGAAAACCGACGGAGTCCCAAACCACCCTCTGCTTTTGGAAGACAAACCTTGGACCATGCCACTTTTGCTTTGTGATGGTTTTCAATACCCCCAGACCAAAGAAATCTTGAGCACAGCGACTCTATCTCCCGGACACAGCCTTTTGGGAGCTTGAAAGTGGATATCCAGAACACAACTGTTCCAGAGATAACTGATGCAATCAACTGCAGTCTTCCAGCGAAAGAAAGAGACTTTACAGCCCAGCTTAAGAAACGTCCCCTGATTTTCTCAATAAGTGGGGCGTATTCAGTTGTTTTTAGCTTTCTGCACATAAGGGGGAGTCCCAAGTATCTAATTGGGAGGGTTGCTCTTGGAAAACCATAGTTAGCAATCGCAAGCGATTCTATATCGTTGACCCCAGCGAGAAATAATTCTGTCTTTTCACGGTTCATGGTAAGACCCGACCAGCCCGCGAAATCCTCCAGAGTCTCTGTAATACCGTGAAGCGAAGAACTTCCCCCATCAAAAAATATCATGACATCATCCGCAAACATCAAGTGAGTAATATTCAGACCTGATGTTTTAGGATGATAAAATATGTAGCCCGAGTTGAATCTTGAGAGAAGGAGTTTTGAGAAAACCTCCATTGCAAGCACAAAAAGATATGGGGAAAGAGGGTCTCCTTGCCTCAAGCCTCTTTGACTCTTGAAAAATCTCCTGCAGTCCCGTTGACAGACACTGAGAAAGTAGGAGTGGTGATGCACTCTGTGATCCAAGAAATAAATATCTCTGGAACTTTAAGACCACGCAAGGATGCAATGATGAAGTCCCATCTGAGGGAATCAAAAGCTTTCCGCAGATCCACCTTTAGCATGCCACTGggatcaatgttttttctattATAACCATGTACAATCTCTGTGGCCAGCAAAACATTTTCGGATAAAATTCTACCCGGGATGAACGCAGATTGAGAGGGTGAGATCACTTCAGGAAGCAAAGATTTCAGTCTATTAGATAGAAGCTTCGAGATAACCTTGTAGAGGGTATTGAGGCAAGAGATGGGTATGAACTCAGCAGGCTTAGAGGCGTTACAGATCTTTGGGATCAAGACTAGAGTAGTGGCGTTCCATTGCTTAAGGAGTTTTCCAGAAGAGAAGAATTCCTTGATAGCAGCAGTGACCTCCCGACCAACAATACGCCAGCAACTCACATAGAATTCCACAGGATAGCCGTCAGGACCACTAGTCTTGTTACTCGGTAGAGAACAGAAAGCATCCTTGATCTCTTCGGTAGTGACAGGAGTTATAAGGCGTTGACATTGGGCATCAGAGCAGCTGAAGTCAAGGAGAGAGGTAATGTCTTCCTGGATAAACAGTGGGGGATAGACATCCTTTCCCAGCAGGTCGAGAAAATAAGAAGTGCATAGATCATGAATTCCCTGAGGAGACTCGACCCTGACTCCATTGTCATCCTCGAGGTAGTGAATATGATTTATAGCTTTCCTTTGGTTTACCATTCGGTGGAAATATCTTGAATTACAGTCCCCATCTCGCAGCCAATTAATGTGAGATCTTTGCCTAAAGAAACTCTCCTCTGCTTTCGAAAGGATGAACCAAAGTCTTTGAGCCTCTTCCTCCAGCTGCGCATTCACAGGGGAGGGTGTATCTAACATGATTTGCTGGGCCTCTAAAAGCTTGACGTGTGCTTC
This genomic window contains:
- the LOC109132798 gene encoding uncharacterized protein LOC109132798; the protein is MEVFSKLLLSRFNSGYIFYHPKTSGLNITHLMFADDVMIFFDGGSSSLHGITETLEDFAGWSGLTMNREKTELFLAGVNDIESLAIANYGFPRATLPIRYLGLPLMCRKLKTTEYAPLIEKIRGRFLSWAVKSLSFAGRLQLIASVISGTVVFWISTFKLPKGCVREIESLCSRFLWSGGIENHHKAKVAWSKVCLPKAEGGLGLRRFSEWNTTLSLKFIWLLFSNSGSLWVAWHKHHHLQRSSFWLIQESVNDSWNWRSLLRLTPLAERFLRCNVGNGSGASFWGDPWTPFGPLIKFLGCDGPRSLRIPISASVANATLGVSWGMQVSPLCVLCSREVETRYHLFLSFPFSRAIWDKVFLRLKLLPRLFQSWNDLIHWMSTTITTSPSVLRKLVGQATVYAIWKQRNNMLHNSQVIPSQEVFKQIEREIINSITARKQSKKFRTLMSLWIM